The window TGCCGCCGATGTTTCCAACTGTGGAACCTGCACCTGCTCCGGCGATGTTCCCTGTTTTCATTGCAGCTTGGTTCACGTTGCGGGTAAAGTTTCCTGCGCCTCCGGCTTGGATTACCCAACCTGTCACTGTAGGAATTGTGAAGTACCCGATGATGCCGATAATCATAAATATGATGTACACTGTATTGCTCGTATCAGGTATGTAGGTCGGATCGGCAAGCATTGCTATATCCCTTTCCAGTATGAGGGATTGTATTCTTGCCAGCATCGAGCTGAACAAATCCGAAACAGGAAGCCAGAGATATACGCTGACATACCTGGTAATCCACTGTGTGAGTGTGGACTGAAATCCCTCCCAAACGGAAATAGCAAAAGCTATTGGTCCGAGTATGGAAAGGACTATCAGGAAAAATGTTCGTATGGTATCAATAACCAAAGCCGCCGCCTGAAAGAGTATTTCCAGTAAATTGCGAAACCAATCCTTTATGGCTTTCTCTATCTTGTAGGCTTGTCTGTCCATATACATTCCCGCCATTGTACCAACGTCCGATGGCGACCAGCCCAATTCATCCAGTTTTTTATCAAACTCTTCGTCTGATGCCATATAGGCGGTTTCTGGATTTCTGACCATTGCTTCATATTCCAATTGGTCTTTCTGCTGTTGCAGCTTGTTCAGGTCAAGTACTTGGTCTTCGAGTATGGTGTGGGTTCCTCTAACCACCGGACTTAATACTGCATTAATGGTTCCCAACACGATAGTTGGGAAGAACATTATACAAAGCCCCAAAGCGAAGGGACGCAACAACGGGAACACATCAATAGGTTCTGCTCGGCTTAAAGCCTGCCAAACCTTTAATGCTACATAGAACAACGCTCCCAATCCCGCTAAACCTTTAGCTACTGCCGCCATATCGCCTGCAAGCGGCATCATATCGTCGTAAAGCGAACGCAGGAGTTCGTGAAGATTATCCCATTCCATTTTACCAGTATTTTTGGTTAGAGGTTCCGTAGAGTTCAAGCACTCTTTTGGCATCGTTTTTCTTTTTCGCTCTTAGGTAGCTTACAGAAATGTTCTTATTGGTGTAGTAGCGTACAAGGCTGTGGTAATCCTTTACCTCTTTGTACACACGATCAATAATATCCATACGCTCTTTGTCGTTTAGCGAAAGGCTTGAAGAGGTTATAATTTGCTTCAATTCTTTCAGCAGTTCGGTACTTTCATTGAGTAGTGCCGAATAACCATTGCCAATAGCAACCAATTCCTGTGGTGTGAAATTTGGGTCGTTCATCATCTTGCCAAAATTCTGCACATACATTTCGGAAACATCGCCTACTAAAAGTACGGTTTGCTGCACCTTACGGGCATCTTTCACAAGGTTGTTAATAGCTTTCAGCTTGTCGTAATATTCCTTGCCCTGGTCGTAAACTTTCTTCACTTCGTTGAAGTTCTTTACTACATTGCTCACGGTGGAAGAAGTCTGTATGATTTCGTTCGCAGAGTTGATAATACCTGAAGCCAAATTTGCAGGGTCGGTTACTACCCATTGTGCTTTCGCTGACGGTGCTACGGCAAGCATTAGTGCCGTACACACCAGATACAATACTTTTTTCATTGTTTCTGAATTTTAAAATGTTAATGACTATTGATTTACTTTGTCCCGCCTTTCCATTGCGATATGCTTAATGGCGAGTTCTACGTTACCGTCCAATTCGGAAGCTAATTGCATTACTTCCATTTTTTCGGTTTCTTCGGTCGTATATGCGAGGTATTCCTCCAAACTAACTTCGGTGGCATAGACTGCCGAGTGCGTACCACCTAAGCCAATCCAAACCTCTTTGTACAGACGGCTTGCATCGTTGTTCATATTGATGGAAAGTACTTGCCCTTTCTCTTTATCCGTAAGCCCTAACATCGCCTGTATATCATCGAATTTGTTCATATACTTGCGTTGGTCTAATAGGATTTTACAATCGGAATTGTTGATGATACTTTCTTTCACAATGGGCGACTGGATAATATCATCGACCTCTTGCGTTACGACAATCGCTTCTCCGAAAAATTTGCGGACGGT is drawn from Chryseobacterium muglaense and contains these coding sequences:
- the traJ gene encoding conjugative transposon protein TraJ; this translates as MEWDNLHELLRSLYDDMMPLAGDMAAVAKGLAGLGALFYVALKVWQALSRAEPIDVFPLLRPFALGLCIMFFPTIVLGTINAVLSPVVRGTHTILEDQVLDLNKLQQQKDQLEYEAMVRNPETAYMASDEEFDKKLDELGWSPSDVGTMAGMYMDRQAYKIEKAIKDWFRNLLEILFQAAALVIDTIRTFFLIVLSILGPIAFAISVWEGFQSTLTQWITRYVSVYLWLPVSDLFSSMLARIQSLILERDIAMLADPTYIPDTSNTVYIIFMIIGIIGYFTIPTVTGWVIQAGGAGNFTRNVNQAAMKTGNIAGAGAGSTVGNIGGKLMNK
- a CDS encoding DUF4141 domain-containing protein, yielding MKKVLYLVCTALMLAVAPSAKAQWVVTDPANLASGIINSANEIIQTSSTVSNVVKNFNEVKKVYDQGKEYYDKLKAINNLVKDARKVQQTVLLVGDVSEMYVQNFGKMMNDPNFTPQELVAIGNGYSALLNESTELLKELKQIITSSSLSLNDKERMDIIDRVYKEVKDYHSLVRYYTNKNISVSYLRAKKKNDAKRVLELYGTSNQKYW